The genomic stretch TGAAAGACGGCATGAGCACATCCCTCGTTCTGGGAGGCCGCCTGACGCAACCTCTCTAGACATCTCCAGGAAAGCACGTGTCTAGAGAGGTCGTCAAGGGAGATGTCTAGAGACGTTGTTTCGCGAAGGATTGCGGCTACACGCACTGAGCGGGTGCCCCACCCATGGCCTAGGCTGTCTAGAGAAGAGAGGAGGGCTCCGGAATGGCCAACACCGACGACGACCGTCGGCCGAAGTATCAGCGGATCGCGGACTCCCTACGTGAGGCGATCCAGTCGGGCGAGTACGGTCCCGGTGATCGGCTTCCGGGAGAGAACGACCTGATGGCCGAGCATGGCGTAGCCCGCATGACGGCTCGCCAGGCCCTGGGTGTGCTCAAGGACGAAGGGGTCGCCGAGTCCCGCAAGGGCGCAGGCGTGTTCGTGCGCGACTTCCGCCCCCTGAGGCGTCGAGGCATCCAACGGCTCTCGCAGGAGCAGTGGGGTAGCGGCCGGTCGATCTGGGCCGCCGACATCGAGGACCGCTCGTTGGTGGTGGACCAGGTGACGGTGTCGGAGGAGGCGCCGCTGGAGCGCGTCAAGTTGGTTCTGGAGCTGGCCGACGAGGACAGCGTGTGTGTGAGGCGCCGACGGTTCGTCCTGGATGGGAAGCCCGTTCTGCTCGCGACGAGCTATCTGCCAACGTCGGTGGTCGCAGGCTCCGCAATCACCCAGGAGGACACGGGCCCCGGCGGCACCTACGCCAGGCTTGCCGAACTCGGATACAAGCCAGTGCACTTCCGCGAAGAGATCCGGTCACGCATGCCCTCGAAGGATGAGGCGGGACAGTTGAGCATCTCCGCAGGAACACCGGTCATTCTCATCTGCCGGACCGCGTTCGCGGACGAAGGACGCCCCGTAGAGATCAACGAGATGACGCTCGATGCCGCCTCGTACATCCTTGAGTACGACTTCGACGCGTAGCCCTGCGCAGGCTGTTACAGGTTTCTCT from Streptomyces roseochromogenus subsp. oscitans DS 12.976 encodes the following:
- a CDS encoding GntR family transcriptional regulator, whose product is MANTDDDRRPKYQRIADSLREAIQSGEYGPGDRLPGENDLMAEHGVARMTARQALGVLKDEGVAESRKGAGVFVRDFRPLRRRGIQRLSQEQWGSGRSIWAADIEDRSLVVDQVTVSEEAPLERVKLVLELADEDSVCVRRRRFVLDGKPVLLATSYLPTSVVAGSAITQEDTGPGGTYARLAELGYKPVHFREEIRSRMPSKDEAGQLSISAGTPVILICRTAFADEGRPVEINEMTLDAASYILEYDFDA